In Streptomyces sp. SN-593, a single genomic region encodes these proteins:
- the galE gene encoding UDP-glucose 4-epimerase GalE, with the protein MWLITGGAGYIGSHVVRELTAAGEGVVVLDDLSGGDPVRLPAGVPLERGSVLDAELLARVLRDHAVDGIVHVAAKKQVGESVERPLYYYRENVEGLRTVLDAAAAAGVRRFVFSSSAAVYGPTDADLVTERTPCAPMSPYGETKLAGEWLVAAAGKAHGMATASLRYFNVAGAASPELADTGVSNLVPMVFQRLAAGQPPLVFGDDYPTPDGTCVRDYVHVRDVASAHLAAARRLTADPDAALVLNIGTGVGVSVAEMVAVIGEATGHTGVTPEVGPRRPGDPARVVASAEAIAGELDWRARYDVRQMVESAWAGWQARHPG; encoded by the coding sequence ATGTGGTTGATCACCGGCGGAGCCGGATACATCGGGTCCCACGTCGTCAGGGAGTTGACCGCCGCGGGTGAGGGCGTCGTCGTCCTGGACGACCTGAGCGGTGGCGACCCGGTCCGGCTGCCCGCGGGCGTCCCCCTGGAACGCGGATCGGTGCTCGACGCGGAACTGCTGGCACGGGTGCTGCGTGATCACGCCGTCGACGGGATCGTGCACGTCGCCGCCAAGAAGCAGGTCGGCGAGTCGGTCGAGCGCCCCCTGTACTACTACCGGGAGAACGTCGAGGGGCTGCGCACCGTCCTCGACGCGGCCGCGGCCGCCGGCGTGCGCCGGTTCGTCTTCTCCTCCTCCGCGGCCGTCTACGGCCCGACCGACGCCGACCTGGTCACCGAGCGGACCCCCTGCGCCCCGATGAGCCCGTACGGCGAGACCAAGCTCGCCGGCGAGTGGCTCGTCGCGGCCGCCGGCAAGGCGCACGGCATGGCCACCGCGTCGCTGCGCTACTTCAACGTCGCCGGCGCCGCCTCCCCGGAACTCGCCGACACCGGGGTGTCGAACCTCGTGCCGATGGTCTTCCAGCGGCTCGCCGCCGGGCAGCCCCCGCTGGTCTTCGGCGACGACTACCCGACGCCCGACGGCACCTGCGTGCGCGACTACGTCCACGTCCGGGACGTCGCCTCCGCGCACCTGGCCGCCGCCCGCCGGCTCACCGCCGACCCGGACGCGGCCCTGGTGCTGAACATCGGCACCGGCGTCGGCGTCTCGGTGGCCGAGATGGTTGCGGTGATCGGCGAGGCGACCGGCCACACTGGTGTCACGCCCGAGGTCGGCCCGCGCCGCCCGGGCGACCCGGCCCGTGTCGTCGCCTCGGCCGAGGCGATCGCCGGGGAACTGGACTGGCGCGCGCGGTACGACGTCCGCCAGATGGTGGAATCGGCATGGGCGGGCTGGCAGGCGCGCCACCCCGGGTGA
- a CDS encoding FG-GAP repeat domain-containing protein — MSNSFRRKGRRTAACAVLGCAGLLVTGALSGTAAADEPGVPGPVKQPTVAAQRPHFTVPGRTSKKLGSKVAAPRTAAAALAHTSDFDGDGADDLVYKFSSGEVTLDLGDNGYYTAVEPQNSQIQDLLLPGDLTGDGRPDLLTVTSTGSLRVHDGANALSDNGLANFTTVSTGWQKYDKVFTPGDLNGDGRPDLLARSTTGLYFFAGTGKPSAPFGAAVEIGGAGWNQFNQLVGVGDFNGDGIGDVVARNSAGLWLYTGNGAATPAFSAKYQIGGTGWNQYNQVIGGGDYDGNGTHDLLARSYDGTLYFYEGNGNGTFNATRGTVGSPWGDVQQFAGGGANPSFGKDGIYANTPGGTLYYYGGTGTGKLTAKYEVGPGFDRSAIRLYHVSSLTADGNSDLIGKGLYDGHLYNLAEYAEYDDMLAGGSTSYNLVVGPGDLNGDGKGDLIARNSSALYFYAGDGNGLSMKGRVQVGGSGWSQFNTIVGAGDLTGDGKADILARSSAGLFLYAGTGSASAPFGAKKQIGGAGWSQYNKLIAPGDINGDGVADLLARSSNGLYFYAGTGTGTFKARVSIGGAGWSQYADLT, encoded by the coding sequence GTGTCCAACTCCTTTCGCCGCAAGGGCCGCCGCACGGCCGCCTGCGCGGTGCTCGGCTGCGCGGGCCTGCTGGTCACCGGCGCGCTGAGCGGCACCGCGGCCGCGGACGAGCCCGGTGTCCCCGGGCCGGTCAAGCAGCCGACCGTGGCGGCGCAGCGGCCGCACTTCACGGTGCCGGGCCGCACCTCGAAGAAGCTCGGATCCAAGGTCGCCGCGCCGCGCACCGCGGCCGCCGCCCTGGCCCACACCTCCGACTTCGACGGCGACGGCGCGGACGACCTCGTCTACAAGTTCTCCAGCGGCGAGGTCACCCTGGACCTCGGCGACAACGGCTACTACACGGCCGTCGAGCCCCAGAACTCGCAGATCCAGGACCTGCTGCTGCCCGGTGACCTCACCGGCGACGGCAGGCCCGACCTACTGACGGTCACGTCCACCGGTTCGCTGCGGGTGCACGACGGCGCCAACGCGCTGAGCGACAACGGCCTGGCGAACTTCACCACGGTCAGCACCGGCTGGCAGAAGTACGACAAGGTCTTCACGCCCGGCGACCTCAACGGCGACGGCAGGCCGGACCTGCTCGCCCGCAGCACCACCGGGCTGTACTTCTTCGCCGGCACCGGCAAGCCGAGCGCGCCGTTCGGCGCCGCCGTGGAGATCGGCGGCGCGGGCTGGAACCAGTTCAACCAGCTGGTCGGCGTCGGCGACTTCAACGGCGACGGCATCGGCGACGTCGTGGCCCGCAACTCCGCCGGCCTGTGGCTGTACACCGGCAACGGCGCGGCGACCCCCGCCTTCTCCGCGAAGTACCAGATCGGCGGCACCGGCTGGAACCAGTACAACCAGGTCATCGGCGGCGGCGACTACGACGGCAACGGCACCCACGACCTGCTCGCCCGCTCCTACGACGGCACCCTCTACTTCTACGAGGGCAACGGCAACGGCACCTTCAACGCCACGCGCGGCACGGTCGGCTCCCCCTGGGGCGACGTCCAGCAGTTCGCGGGCGGCGGCGCCAACCCGTCGTTCGGCAAGGACGGCATCTACGCCAACACCCCCGGCGGGACGCTGTACTACTACGGTGGCACCGGTACCGGCAAGCTCACCGCCAAGTACGAGGTGGGCCCCGGTTTCGACCGCAGCGCCATCCGGCTGTACCACGTGTCCTCGCTGACCGCCGACGGCAACTCCGACCTGATCGGCAAGGGCCTGTACGACGGCCACCTGTACAACCTGGCCGAGTACGCCGAGTACGACGACATGCTCGCCGGCGGCTCGACGTCGTACAACCTGGTGGTCGGGCCCGGCGACCTGAACGGCGACGGCAAGGGCGACCTGATCGCCCGCAACTCCTCGGCGCTGTACTTCTACGCCGGCGACGGGAACGGACTGTCGATGAAGGGCCGCGTGCAGGTCGGCGGCTCGGGCTGGAGCCAGTTCAACACCATCGTCGGCGCGGGCGACCTCACCGGCGACGGCAAGGCGGACATCCTCGCCCGCTCGTCGGCGGGGCTGTTCCTGTACGCCGGTACCGGCAGCGCCTCGGCGCCGTTCGGCGCGAAGAAGCAGATCGGCGGCGCCGGCTGGAGCCAGTACAACAAGCTGATCGCCCCCGGCGACATCAACGGCGACGGGGTCGCGGACCTGCTGGCCCGTAGCTCGAACGGGTTGTACTTCTACGCGGGCACCGGCACCGGCACCTTCAAGGCGCGGGTCTCGATCGGCGGCGCCGGCTGGAGCCAGTACGCCGACCTGACCTGA
- a CDS encoding glycosyltransferase family 2 protein, with the protein MSVKVSVIVPVYNPGKYIEPCIASLLGQTLPADELELLFVNDGSTDDTPARLDKLAAEHPQVRVIHIPNSGWPGKPRNTGVEQARGEYVHFVDQDDYMTPDALRRLYDMGHRNGSDIVFGKVASNFRGVPHGVFRVTREKCTIHDAPLVDSLTPHKMFRTQFLRENGIAYPEGKRRLEDQLYMMEAYFPAKVVSILGDYTCYHYSRRDDGKNAGSAKIVPTGYYGNLREVLDVVVANTEPGAFRDELLRRFYRVEMLGRLSEPSVLKYTPDYRDEMIDAVNDVARDFVNDGVHDGLGAVLRLRSTLLRRDRREELVEVARRASSVKGAARLEDFRWIDGRISIAVTARLVWGDEKKPLALLRRDDRYFLHPDFHRDLLDDGELIDVTDEIEGYRAEVSLRDRETAVEWSCPAEFTTEVEELPAVEGGPEGTLCEVVLRGTGFLDPKAVKGRDALARGMWDVWVPVRGLGLVRKARLGADRAPGVDEACLPALLGEPAQLTVPYFTDPHGNLTLDVARRGKKLGDALARREVLRMPGDRMELELAAVSHPGTAASRAWLVLRGTGPDAAFAGLPAVLEPVGGRVHLRPADAKEDSAPYTGLRPGTWQLSARLDGAASGPELKIGQVRIDDRGRMHPVEGLDTVDPATAREAQAQRRRTAKRSMLKRIGGPVMRRLAPTSRKKLRRMAARLGA; encoded by the coding sequence ATGTCGGTCAAGGTCAGCGTCATCGTCCCGGTCTACAACCCCGGGAAATACATAGAGCCGTGCATCGCGTCGCTGCTGGGGCAGACGCTGCCGGCGGACGAGCTGGAACTGCTGTTCGTCAACGACGGCTCGACCGACGACACGCCCGCGAGACTGGACAAGCTCGCCGCGGAGCACCCGCAGGTGCGGGTCATCCACATCCCGAACTCCGGATGGCCGGGCAAGCCCCGCAACACCGGCGTCGAGCAGGCACGCGGCGAGTACGTGCACTTCGTCGACCAGGACGACTACATGACGCCCGACGCCCTGCGCCGGCTGTACGACATGGGCCACCGCAACGGCTCGGACATCGTCTTCGGCAAGGTCGCCAGCAACTTCCGCGGCGTCCCGCACGGCGTCTTCCGGGTCACCCGGGAGAAGTGCACGATCCACGACGCGCCGCTCGTGGACAGCCTCACGCCGCACAAGATGTTCCGCACCCAGTTCCTGCGCGAGAACGGCATCGCCTACCCCGAGGGCAAGCGGCGGCTGGAGGACCAGCTCTACATGATGGAGGCGTACTTCCCCGCGAAGGTCGTCTCCATCCTCGGCGACTACACCTGCTACCACTACTCCAGGCGCGACGACGGCAAGAACGCCGGCTCCGCGAAGATCGTGCCCACCGGCTACTACGGCAACCTGCGCGAGGTCCTCGACGTGGTGGTGGCCAACACCGAGCCGGGCGCCTTCCGGGACGAGCTGCTGCGGCGCTTCTACCGGGTCGAGATGCTCGGCCGGCTCAGCGAGCCGTCGGTGCTGAAGTACACCCCGGACTACCGGGACGAGATGATCGACGCGGTCAACGACGTGGCCCGCGACTTCGTCAACGACGGGGTGCACGACGGGCTCGGCGCCGTCCTGCGGCTGCGCTCCACCCTGCTGCGCCGCGACCGGCGCGAGGAGCTGGTCGAGGTCGCCCGCCGCGCCTCCTCGGTCAAGGGTGCCGCCCGGCTGGAGGACTTCCGCTGGATCGACGGGCGGATCTCCATCGCCGTCACCGCCCGCCTGGTGTGGGGCGACGAGAAGAAGCCGCTGGCGCTGCTGCGCCGCGACGACCGCTACTTCCTGCACCCCGACTTCCACCGCGACCTGCTGGACGACGGCGAGCTGATCGACGTCACGGACGAGATCGAGGGCTACCGCGCCGAGGTCAGCCTCCGCGACCGGGAGACCGCGGTGGAGTGGTCGTGCCCCGCGGAGTTCACCACCGAGGTGGAGGAGCTGCCGGCCGTCGAGGGCGGCCCGGAGGGCACCCTGTGCGAGGTGGTGCTGCGGGGCACCGGCTTCCTCGACCCCAAGGCCGTCAAGGGCCGTGACGCGCTCGCCCGCGGCATGTGGGACGTGTGGGTGCCGGTGCGCGGCCTCGGCCTGGTCCGCAAGGCCCGGCTCGGCGCCGACCGGGCACCGGGTGTGGACGAGGCGTGCCTGCCCGCGCTGCTCGGCGAGCCGGCCCAGCTCACCGTGCCGTACTTCACCGACCCGCACGGCAACCTCACGCTGGACGTGGCGCGGCGCGGCAAGAAGCTCGGCGACGCGCTCGCCCGCCGCGAGGTGCTGCGGATGCCGGGCGACCGGATGGAGCTGGAGCTCGCCGCGGTCTCGCACCCGGGCACCGCCGCGTCCCGCGCCTGGCTGGTGCTGCGCGGCACCGGCCCGGACGCGGCCTTCGCCGGGCTGCCCGCCGTGCTGGAACCGGTGGGCGGGCGGGTGCACCTGCGGCCGGCCGACGCCAAGGAGGACTCCGCGCCGTACACCGGGCTGCGCCCGGGCACCTGGCAGCTCTCGGCGCGGCTGGACGGCGCCGCGTCGGGTCCCGAGCTGAAGATCGGGCAGGTGCGGATCGACGACCGGGGCCGGATGCACCCGGTCGAGGGTCTGGACACCGTGGACCCGGCCACCGCCCGCGAGGCCCAGGCGCAGCGGCGCCGGACGGCCAAGCGCAGCATGCTCAAGCGGATCGGCGGTCCGGTGATGCGGCGGCTCGCGCCCACCTCCCGCAAGAAGCTGCGCCGGATGGCCGCCCGCCTCGGCGCCTAG
- the rfbC gene encoding dTDP-4-dehydrorhamnose 3,5-epimerase produces the protein MRQLDIAGAFVHEPKIFPDSRGSFHEWFRADDFEESLGHRLDLVQANCSVSSRGTLRGVHFADVPPSQAKYVKCVRGAVLDVIVDIRVGSPTFGRWEAVRLDDDLHHAVYLSEGLGHAFMALTDDATVVYLCSAGYAPGREHGINPLDPELGIAWPSDVEPLLSEKDAQAPTLAEARAQGLLPSYDDCLAFAAQLRSTAGGSAADA, from the coding sequence ATGCGGCAGCTCGACATCGCCGGTGCCTTCGTGCACGAGCCCAAGATCTTCCCGGACAGCCGGGGGAGCTTCCACGAGTGGTTCCGTGCCGACGACTTCGAGGAGTCGCTCGGGCACCGGCTGGACCTGGTGCAGGCCAACTGCTCGGTGTCCAGCCGCGGCACGCTGCGCGGGGTGCACTTCGCGGACGTGCCGCCGAGCCAGGCGAAGTACGTCAAGTGCGTGCGCGGCGCGGTGCTCGACGTGATCGTGGACATCCGGGTCGGCTCGCCCACCTTCGGCCGGTGGGAGGCGGTGCGGCTCGACGACGACCTGCACCACGCGGTCTACCTCTCCGAGGGTCTGGGCCACGCGTTCATGGCGCTGACCGACGACGCGACGGTGGTCTACCTCTGCTCGGCCGGGTACGCCCCCGGCCGCGAGCACGGCATCAACCCGCTCGACCCGGAGCTGGGCATCGCCTGGCCCTCGGACGTGGAGCCGCTGCTGTCGGAGAAGGACGCGCAGGCGCCCACCCTCGCCGAGGCCCGCGCGCAGGGCCTGCTGCCGTCCTACGACGACTGCCTGGCCTTCGCCGCGCAACTGCGCTCCACGGCCGGTGGAAGCGCCGCGGACGCCTGA
- a CDS encoding class I SAM-dependent methyltransferase has protein sequence MHRHEFLRRLHKVYKPRNYLEIGVNDGKSLALSRVPSVAIDPAFKLTQSISCDVHLVRATSDAFFHRKDPLLHLRPGRNPFRALGRRDPLALVGDPVLELSFIDGMHIFEYALRDFINVEKHSRWSSVIVFDDMLPRNVDEAARDRHTRDWAGDVFKVAQVLRRYRPDLTVVDVDTVKTGVTAIFGADPTNTVLKDNYDKIVAEYATEDPQDIPEELLLRKNAVNPETLLRAPFWPALVRARNVRRGRSSFEAIRRQIASVS, from the coding sequence GTGCACCGTCACGAGTTCCTGCGCAGGCTGCACAAGGTCTACAAGCCGCGCAACTACCTGGAGATCGGCGTCAACGACGGGAAGAGCCTCGCGCTGTCCCGGGTACCGTCCGTCGCGATCGACCCGGCCTTCAAGCTCACCCAGTCGATCAGCTGCGACGTCCACCTGGTGCGTGCCACCAGTGACGCCTTCTTCCACCGCAAGGACCCCCTGCTGCACCTGCGCCCGGGACGCAACCCGTTCCGTGCGCTGGGCCGCCGCGACCCGCTGGCCCTGGTCGGCGACCCGGTGCTGGAGCTGTCGTTCATCGACGGCATGCACATCTTCGAGTACGCGCTGCGCGACTTCATCAACGTCGAGAAGCACTCCCGCTGGTCGAGCGTGATCGTCTTCGACGACATGCTGCCGCGCAACGTCGACGAGGCCGCCCGCGACCGCCACACCCGGGACTGGGCCGGCGACGTCTTCAAGGTCGCCCAGGTGCTGCGCCGCTACCGTCCCGACCTCACGGTGGTCGACGTGGACACCGTGAAGACCGGCGTCACCGCGATCTTCGGCGCCGACCCGACCAACACGGTGCTGAAGGACAACTACGACAAGATCGTCGCGGAGTACGCCACCGAGGACCCGCAGGACATCCCGGAGGAGCTGCTGCTGCGCAAGAACGCGGTCAACCCGGAGACGCTGCTGCGCGCCCCCTTCTGGCCCGCGCTCGTGCGCGCCCGCAACGTCCGCCGCGGCCGCTCGTCCTTCGAGGCGATCCGCCGGCAGATCGCGTCCGTGAGCTGA
- a CDS encoding DUF6020 family protein gives MSAPKPLGEGRPDAPADPRPADPPPADRAGVGPAPRPAPGLDTGPASEHAARAHTPASGPPASGAPASGTGGGSAGLPAGATALTPRSGPRPPWWSPARVPARLRFPLGVYALCQLLLFGWWAAFYPGRVTGDSLTYLYEVSTSHWRADHSVAYDALLWISLQVTGGVAALTFVQTVAMAAALAYVCASLRDLGVHGRWSAVAAAVVAAAPMTGSFTVYVWKDVAYTVATLVAFGAVVRLTARRLRREHAVRDRSLRRQLLTLAAGCLGIGLFRNNGFPVIIAAGVLLVLLLPGMRRRIAVATAVPLVLTLGMNNLLYPALGVQMPRADEVYAFNYADIGVVYAERPDVFSAADLRLLRGIAPLSHWRGPGGDCHVADPLMHEPLDRFKAGRENGQLLALWGRLLTHHPTLVIGARLCRADIAWAFTGHTGMYPASNRDVLRSWSAYGLDSVQQLPYHASLRDAPLSYKLDHAATRAFEWTKAPDRAPLLWRGVNWTYLGYLLVAVAAVRRRRYELLALAALPVALQATVLAANPSPLWRYMCAALFVGVLTVPVVALAGPGRAPWERAGVAPPDAVAGPSAEGGRDTAPATGHRT, from the coding sequence GTGAGCGCGCCGAAACCGCTGGGAGAAGGCCGCCCCGACGCCCCCGCGGACCCGCGCCCCGCGGACCCGCCCCCGGCGGATCGGGCGGGCGTCGGACCTGCCCCCCGACCGGCGCCTGGTCTGGACACCGGACCGGCGTCGGAGCACGCGGCCCGGGCCCACACCCCCGCGTCCGGCCCCCCGGCGTCCGGCGCCCCCGCGTCCGGCACCGGAGGGGGCTCCGCCGGCCTTCCCGCGGGGGCGACCGCTCTCACCCCGCGCAGCGGCCCGCGGCCGCCCTGGTGGTCACCCGCCCGCGTCCCCGCCCGCCTGCGGTTCCCGCTCGGCGTCTACGCCCTCTGCCAACTGCTGCTGTTCGGCTGGTGGGCCGCCTTCTACCCGGGCCGGGTCACCGGCGACAGCCTCACCTACCTCTACGAGGTCAGCACCTCCCACTGGCGCGCGGACCACTCGGTGGCCTACGACGCGCTGCTGTGGATCTCGCTCCAGGTCACCGGCGGCGTCGCCGCCCTCACCTTCGTCCAGACCGTCGCCATGGCCGCCGCGCTGGCGTACGTCTGCGCGTCGCTGCGCGACCTCGGTGTGCACGGGCGCTGGAGCGCGGTCGCCGCCGCGGTCGTCGCCGCGGCCCCCATGACCGGGTCGTTCACGGTGTACGTCTGGAAGGACGTCGCCTACACCGTCGCCACCCTGGTCGCCTTCGGCGCGGTGGTCCGGCTCACCGCCCGCCGGCTGCGCCGCGAGCACGCCGTCCGCGACCGCTCCCTGCGCCGGCAACTGCTGACCCTGGCCGCGGGCTGCCTGGGCATCGGCCTGTTCCGCAACAACGGCTTCCCGGTGATCATCGCCGCCGGAGTGCTGCTGGTGCTGCTGCTGCCGGGCATGCGCCGCCGGATCGCCGTGGCGACCGCGGTGCCGCTGGTGCTGACGCTCGGCATGAACAACCTCCTGTACCCGGCGCTCGGCGTCCAGATGCCGCGCGCGGACGAGGTGTACGCCTTCAACTACGCCGACATCGGCGTCGTCTACGCCGAGCGGCCCGACGTCTTCTCCGCCGCGGACCTGCGGCTGCTGCGCGGCATCGCGCCGCTGTCGCACTGGCGCGGACCGGGCGGCGACTGCCACGTGGCCGACCCGCTCATGCACGAGCCGCTGGACCGCTTCAAGGCCGGCCGGGAGAACGGGCAACTGCTCGCCCTGTGGGGGCGCCTGCTCACGCACCACCCGACACTGGTCATCGGCGCGCGCCTGTGCCGTGCCGACATCGCCTGGGCGTTCACCGGCCACACCGGCATGTACCCGGCGTCCAACCGCGACGTGCTGCGCAGTTGGTCCGCCTACGGCCTGGACTCGGTCCAGCAGCTCCCGTACCACGCCTCGCTGCGCGACGCCCCGCTGTCGTACAAGCTGGACCACGCCGCGACCAGGGCCTTCGAGTGGACGAAGGCGCCGGACCGGGCACCGCTGCTGTGGCGGGGGGTGAACTGGACCTACCTCGGCTACCTGCTGGTCGCGGTGGCCGCGGTGCGGCGCCGCAGGTACGAACTGCTGGCGCTGGCGGCGCTGCCGGTCGCGTTGCAGGCGACGGTGCTCGCGGCCAACCCGTCGCCGCTGTGGCGCTACATGTGCGCCGCGCTGTTCGTGGGAGTCCTCACGGTCCCGGTCGTCGCGCTGGCCGGCCCCGGCCGGGCGCCCTGGGAGCGTGCGGGGGTGGCCCCGCCGGACGCCGTGGCCGGACCGTCCGCCGAGGGAGGCCGGGACACGGCGCCGGCGACGGGGCACCGGACGTGA
- a CDS encoding glycosyltransferase family 2 protein has product MTDTLDIMLPYYGDPALMRDAVRSVLAQTDPDWRLTVVDDDDRPGVPEWFAGLDDRRVRYFRNERNLGVTGNFRRCVELADYPYTVLMGSDDLMRPCYVATVRAARDAMPGAAMYQPAVRVVDGEGRPARTLVDTAKRRLYSAAPDRRARLGGEALAVSLLRGNWLYFPAMCWRSDLLKEIGFRTDLTVVQDLALVMELLLRGEELVTDPEVGFDYRRHRASESSLQAVSGSRFEETRRLLLELAADFDALGWRRAARTARRHLSTRLHALLMVPGALRGRRLDAARELTGHAFARASRPAAPETAR; this is encoded by the coding sequence GTGACCGACACGCTCGACATCATGCTGCCCTACTACGGCGACCCCGCGCTGATGCGCGACGCCGTGCGCAGCGTCCTCGCCCAGACCGACCCGGACTGGCGGCTGACCGTCGTGGACGACGACGACCGCCCCGGCGTGCCGGAGTGGTTCGCCGGCCTGGACGACCGCCGGGTGCGCTACTTCCGCAACGAGCGGAACCTCGGCGTGACCGGCAACTTCCGCCGCTGCGTGGAGCTCGCCGACTACCCGTACACCGTGCTGATGGGCAGCGACGACCTGATGCGCCCCTGCTACGTCGCCACGGTGCGGGCGGCCCGCGACGCCATGCCCGGCGCCGCGATGTACCAGCCGGCGGTGCGGGTGGTCGACGGCGAGGGCCGTCCGGCGCGCACGCTGGTCGACACCGCCAAGCGGCGGCTGTACTCGGCGGCGCCCGACCGGCGCGCGCGGCTCGGCGGGGAGGCGCTCGCGGTCAGCCTGCTGCGCGGCAACTGGCTGTACTTCCCGGCCATGTGCTGGCGCTCCGACCTGCTCAAGGAAATCGGCTTCCGCACCGACCTGACGGTCGTGCAGGACCTCGCGCTGGTCATGGAACTGCTACTGCGCGGCGAGGAACTGGTGACCGACCCGGAGGTCGGCTTCGACTACCGGCGGCACCGGGCGAGCGAGTCCTCGCTCCAGGCGGTCAGCGGCTCCCGGTTCGAGGAGACCCGCCGGCTGCTGCTCGAACTCGCCGCCGACTTCGACGCGCTGGGCTGGCGCCGCGCCGCGCGGACCGCCCGCCGCCACCTGTCCACCCGGCTGCACGCGCTGCTGATGGTGCCGGGCGCGCTGCGCGGACGCCGGCTCGACGCGGCCCGCGAGCTGACCGGGCACGCCTTCGCCCGGGCGTCCCGTCCGGCCGCGCCGGAGACGGCGCGGTGA
- a CDS encoding DUF2304 domain-containing protein: MLIQFVLLAAVVVLLAVFMRSWNTTRTRAGKRIAFLAFCFLNAYAVLRPGDTTKAAHLLGVGRGTDLVLYLLVVGVTALALNTYLRFRAMERRLTELARDAALRTAHRPEPGRPLAAMEGEHSP; encoded by the coding sequence GTGCTGATCCAGTTCGTGCTGCTGGCCGCGGTGGTGGTGCTGCTCGCGGTGTTCATGCGCAGTTGGAACACCACCAGGACCCGGGCGGGCAAGCGGATCGCCTTCCTCGCCTTCTGCTTCCTCAACGCGTACGCGGTGCTGCGGCCCGGCGACACGACGAAGGCCGCGCACCTGCTCGGCGTCGGCCGCGGCACCGACCTGGTGCTGTACCTGCTGGTGGTCGGTGTGACCGCGCTGGCGCTCAACACCTACCTGCGGTTCCGCGCCATGGAGCGCAGGCTGACCGAACTCGCCCGTGACGCCGCCCTGCGCACGGCCCACCGCCCCGAGCCCGGGCGGCCGCTGGCCGCCATGGAAGGCGAACACTCCCCGTGA
- a CDS encoding glycosyltransferase family 2 protein, producing MVISGAPRLADKRTFGDVWLIIPVYNEAPVVAGVVAEALRTFPNVVCVDDGSADGSPAEIVGSGAHLVQHPVNLGQGAAIQTGLHYALSQPGAERFVTFDADGQHRVEDVITMLALARARGADVVLGSRFLRPGGERVHVPWTKRLVLRTAAAVSPTARRLRLSDAHNGLRLFNRVAAARVNITMNGMAHASEITGFLARSDLTVVESPVSIRYTDYSRAKGQSLLNGVNILFDLSLNRGKG from the coding sequence ATGGTGATCTCCGGCGCGCCGCGCCTTGCCGACAAGCGCACCTTCGGTGACGTCTGGCTGATCATCCCGGTCTACAACGAGGCTCCGGTCGTGGCCGGAGTGGTGGCCGAGGCGCTGCGGACCTTCCCCAACGTGGTGTGCGTCGACGACGGCAGTGCCGACGGGTCCCCGGCCGAGATCGTCGGCAGCGGCGCGCACCTGGTCCAACACCCCGTCAACCTCGGCCAGGGCGCGGCGATCCAGACCGGGCTGCACTACGCGCTGTCCCAGCCGGGCGCCGAACGCTTCGTGACCTTCGACGCCGACGGCCAGCACCGCGTCGAGGACGTGATCACCATGCTGGCGCTGGCCCGGGCCCGCGGCGCCGACGTGGTGCTCGGCTCGCGCTTCCTGCGGCCGGGCGGCGAGCGGGTCCACGTGCCCTGGACGAAGCGCCTGGTGCTGCGCACGGCGGCGGCGGTGAGCCCCACCGCGCGCCGGCTGAGACTCTCCGACGCGCACAACGGGCTGCGCCTGTTCAACCGGGTCGCCGCCGCCCGGGTCAACATCACGATGAACGGCATGGCGCACGCCTCCGAGATCACCGGCTTCCTCGCCCGTTCCGACCTCACCGTCGTGGAGTCCCCGGTGTCGATCCGCTACACCGACTACTCGCGGGCGAAGGGCCAGTCGCTGCTCAACGGAGTGAACATCCTCTTCGACCTGTCCCTGAACCGCGGGAAGGGCTGA